The region ACGATGTGCACCGACTGCTCACGAACGAATCCGTTCTGCATGTCGGTCACCACCAGGACCGACCCTTCCGTCGTCATTGCCCCAACCTCGATCGGCGTCACGAAGAATTGCGATGGCTTGCGCTAGCGTGGGCATGAGAATCGCTCGTTCAAAGAATCCCGCTGGTCTACATGTTGCAATCCTCGCCTTGGTCTCCGGAAATCGGGGACCGAGCGCAGGATCCGGGCCACCCCTGCCGTCCGCGTGGAAGCCCCGGTTGCGGTTCTCCCCTGATCTGGGACCGAGCGAAAACGAAATACACCAATTCGGACACCAGTACGGCGTCGATGTTACGATCCGGCGAAGCACGACGGGCAGTTCGCCCGACTGCCCTCCTCGCCCGGTCCGAAAGCCGGGCGCAGCTTGTCGTGAGGACTGACGGGGATGACGAAAGAACGTCATTCTCTATTTCTCTTTCAAGAGTTCGCTTCTCTTGAGAAGGAATAAGGGAATGACGTTCCTTCGTCACTGTCGTCAACCCGCCGGGCACGTGGTGCCCGCTACGGGCGTTTACTGCTGCTTTGCCAGACCGACGAACGCACGCCACGCATCCGGCCCGAAGGTCAGCGTGCCGCCGTCACGGTCCTTGGTGTCCCGCACCAGCACGATGCCCGCGAGGTTGTCGGCAACCTCGACGCACGCGCCACCGTTCGTTCCCGACCTGGTCGACTTACGCCACGTGGCGCCGGTCATGTCCATGATTTCGCCGCTTCCTTGAGAACTTCCATGGTCTGGCTGCGCGGGAGCGCCTCGTATCGGAGTGCGTCCCACGACACCCCCAGGCTAGCAACGTCAGCCGGCCGCTCAACGATCTGTGCCGTCAGTTGGTTATCGACGTAGCCGGCCCGGTGTGCGTCGGGGAGGTCGGCGATAATAAATGCCCCTTGCAGACCTGAGTACAGCCCAAGGGCTGTGGGGATGACCTGCACGTGAATCTTGGGCTCCTCGACGCAGGCCAACAAGTGTTCGACCTGCTCAGCCATGATCTTCCGGCTTCCCGCCATCCGGGTCAGGACCATCTGGTCAATCACGACGAACAAGTCCGGCGCGCTAGGGCCAGCCAAGATTGCCTGACGCTCGATCCGAGCGGCGACCTGAGGGTCAACCTCGTCGCGATGCAGCCGATGACTGGCCCCAAAGATCGCTCGCGCGTACGCCTCGGTCTGCAACAGGCCGGGAACGAAAGCGTGCTCGTACCAGCGCAGTGCGGTCGCCTCGCGCTCCAAGACCATCCACTCGCGCAGCCAGACCGGAGCATCACTGTCCTTGACCAGTTCCTCCCACATCACCTGGAAGTGGTCATCGAGATCGAGCGCAGCATCCACGAGGCGCAAGTAGTCGAGGGTCACGGGCTTGCTGCCCGTCTCGATGGCGCTGACCTGGGTATCGGAATAGTGGATCCGCTCCCCGAGCTGGGCCTGGGTCAGTCCTGCCTTGAGCCGCTTCCGCTTCAGGTCGCGAACCAGGTACTCCGACGCTGAAATTCCCACGCGTTCCCCAACCTTCCTCAAATCGAAGATCCACCTCCCGTCGACCAGCGCTGGCCACCGGCACTCCCCGAAGTGGACTGAACTATTCCGACAGTAAGGGTTCCGATATCAGGCTGTCATCAAGCGGGACCGCTCGAATCCACACCCCTCGGATGTCGCCCACACCCACAAGGACGGGCGGGACTGCGCAGGGCCACTCCGGCGATGGACGGAGTGGCCCTGCTCCCAACGTTCGAGATGGAGGCGCACCCCGTGAGCGACGACGAGATCAACCCAACCACCCAACCGGAAATCTCCGGTGAGGGGGTGCCTGACCTGCCCCCGGCCCCTGGCGCGCGACGCCGGGTGCGAAACCGGGGCCGGTACGACGGCGACCGCCGGAACCTGCCGATGGAGTTCCTCGCCATCGGGATGTCCGGACGCGTCCGGCGGAATCCCGTCGCCTGACCGATGGGCGGGGAATTGAGCATCGAGACGTTGAAGTGGATCGCTCGGAGTGAGGTCATGCGGCACCGCAATTCGCGCCTCTGGCGACCGGTCTGCCTGCACTGCACCCAGTACGGATGTCCGTACATGGATCGGGCGATCGAATTCCTCCAGGCCCTCGCGCGGGACGCGAGCACCGATACGCGGGCCAGCACCGGGAACGGGACGGGGGTGGGGAGTGATGAGTAGGCAGGATGAGCCGTTGACGAGGGCCGGGATCTGGTGGGCCGCCGGGATGACACTCCAGGGTCATGTCAATGGTCGGCGGTGTCCGCAGTGTCGGGCGGAGGGGTGCGAGCAGTTGGCCTGGGCGCGACGCGAGCGACGCACGCTGGCGCCGGTGGTCCGGTGACGGACGGGCCGCTTCCCCCGGTGACGGAGGGGTCGCTGTGCATGAGCTGCGGTGGCAGCAGCAACAGATGCCACCGGTGCGGAGGCTGGGTCAAGCCGAAGTCGAAGTCGTGGCTGCCGTGGGCACCGTGCTCGTGCCCGTGCTGGTCACGAAAGACACGACCGCCAGCCCCACCGGTACCGATCAACTTGATCGGTACCCGTCGTGACTGAGCCGGACCGTTCGGCGCTGACGAAGGTGACGGTCAACCTAATCCCGCGCGCGGTCGACGCACTCGACTCAGCTTGTCTGCGTACCAGGGGCACCAAGACCGACACGATCAACCGGGCGCTGGTCGCCTACAACCTGGTCCTCGACCTGATCGACCACGGGGACGGAAGCCTCACTCTGCGAAATCCCGACGGATCCCTCGAACGGGTGCACCTGATCTAACCGGAGGCGACAAACCATGGAGTACGACCAGCCACCCGAAGGCCAAGGCGCCCTACACCGACCCAACCAGGACTGGTACTGCACCGACGACGGCGAGGAATGGCCCTGCCCGGTCTACAGACGCCGCATGTGGTCGTGGTACCCACGCCGACAGGACCGCCTCCGACTACACATGATCATGGCCAGCTTCCGCGACAGCGCCCTGATCAGCGGCATGTCCCGCCCCATCGCCGACGCACGATTCCTGAGCTGGATCAACGGCCCACCCGTCCGACAGGTCAAACGGTCCATCTGACCGCCCGCCCCGCGACTGGCGCGTCTCTCGTACGCGACAGTCTCGGGGCGGCCTTTTCATAGTCGTTACCGGGAGATTCTGAAAAGCAGGCGCACTCCTCGCCCATATGCCCGCCACGATCCTCGCCCGATCCGGAAACGGGCACAGCATCCATTGCACGGTATCGAGCGTACCCAGCATCGAGTCGTCGCGATCCTCGCCTGGTCCGGGAACCAGGCACAGCGCTACCGGCTCTGTTGGATTGGCATTTGTTCACGACCTTTTGTGATCCTCGCCTGGTCCGGGCGCCGGACGCAGCTGGCCCGATTTCGGCAACAACGAGCCGGCCATCCGTCGTATTGCGATCCTCGCCTGGTCTGGGACCGGGCGCAGCCGATGTGCTCGGATCGGTGCCCGTTCACGGTCACGACGCCGTTGCGATCCTCGCCTGGTCTGGGGACCGGGCGCAGCCCCACGTAGTCGCGGCGCTGGTCGTCGGCACCGATGTTGCGATCCTCGCCTGGTCTGGGGACCGGGCGCAGCTACCCGGACCGGCCTGCTCCACTGGCGGCAGATCACGGCGTTGCGATCCTCGCCTGGTCTGGGGACCGGGCGCAGCTCCCACCGAAGAGGCCACGAGTCAACAAACCCGGCGTTGCGATCCTCGCCTGGTCTGGGGACCGGGCGCAGCCTGCTGGCGTGCGTCACTGACGTTCCGGGCGACATTGGTTGCGATCCTCGCCTGGTCTGGGGACCGGGCGCAGCCCGGCACCGGCTGGGTCGCACCGGCGCACGAAACCGTTGCGATCCTCGCCTGGTCTGGGGACCGGCGCAGCCCGGCCGGGCCCGGCCTCCATGAGCGCGCTGCCGTAGTTGCGATCCTCGCCTGGTCTGGGGACCGGGCGCAGCTCCGTCTCGGCAGAAGTTCCTGACCAAGACCTGGGGGCGGTTGCGATCCTCGCCTGGTCTGGGGACCGGGCGCAGCGAGCGTCCATGATGGCCGCCCATGCGGCTGCTTACACGTTGCGATCCTCGCCTGGTCTGGGGACCGGGCGCAGCTGGACCAACACCCCCAGCCCAACCCCCGCAATCCTGATGTTGCGATCCTCGCCTGGTCTGGGGACCGGGCGCAGCCACTCGTCGGTAGTGAGGCCATCCTCGTCAAGGGGCGGAGTTGCGATCCTCGCCTGGTCTGGGGACCGGGCGCAGCTCCTCAACCACCGTCTCCTGACCGAGGTCCGGCAGGACCGTTGCGATCCTCGCCTGGTCTGGGGACCGGGCGCAGCCGTAGGTAGGTAGGCACCACCGGCCACACGCCCCCGGGTTGCGATCCTCGCCTGGTCTGGGGACCGGGCGCAGCCTGCCGTCGCCGGATCAGTACGGCCCTGCGGCAGCAGTTGCGATCCTCGCCTGGTCTGGGGACCGGGCGCAGCCAGACCAGGCCGCCGCGCGGTGACGTTCGGCCGTGGACGTTGCGATCCTCGCCTGGTCTGGGGACCGGGCGCAGCAGGCGCTGACGTAGCCGGACTCGCCTTCGTGGTCAAAGTTGCGATCCTCGCCTGGTCTGGGGACCGGGCGCAGCCCGGCGGTACCAGCATCGAATACATCCCGCTGCTCATGTTGCGATCCTCGCCTGGTCTGGGGACCGGGCGCAGCCGGCGGGCTCCGGCTCGGTCGGTCGTACGTTCACCCCACCGAGTTGCGATCCTCGCCTGGTCTGGGGACCGGGCGCAGCCCTGGCTCGATGCCACCAACGGCAGCACCCGTGAGGTTGCGATCCTCGCCTGGTCTGGGGACCGGGCGACCGAGTAGTAGGCGTGGAAGATGCCCTGCATCAGGCTGTGAGGTTGCGATCCTCGCCTGGTCTGGGGACCGGGCGGAACTCCTTCCAGGCTTCCTGGCGCCAGCGGGCCATGTGAGGTTGCGATCCTCGCCTGGTCTGGGGACCGGGCGAATTCGTCGATCCGGCCGAACAGCAACATCGTGCACAATGAGGTTGCGATCCTCGCCTGGTCTGGGGACCGGGCGCGATCAGCTCGGTCAACGCGGTGGTGTCGAGTTCGTAATGAGGTTGCGATCCTCGCCTGGTCTGGGGACCGGGCGGCCGAAGATCCACAGGCCGAGGAAGGTGGATTCGAGGAAGAGGTTGCGATCCTCGCCTGGTCTGGGGACCGGGCGCACCGGCACCCCGCGCCGACCAACTGGCCGCCCTGCGTAGAGGTTGCGATCCTCGCCTGGTCTGGGGACCGGGCGGGTTCACGAACAGCACATATAGACGAGCGACGAAGGAATGTGCTGCTGTTTGTGATCCGATTTGTTCATCTCATCCGGGTTTCTTGGTTCGGGACCTTCGGCGATTCTGTGTGAGCTTGGGGTTCCTAGATCACGAAGGGGCCGCGTGGGTCGACGGCGCGTGGCTTGCCGAGGTGTTCGACGTCGTCCAGTGCGCTCGCCGGCAGCCGGTAGATCCGTACGCTGTCGCGTACCGGGTCGATGACGGCTTGGAGTTCGGCGACCAGTCGTACCTTGTCGGGGTCGCGGCAGACGATTTCGAACACCGACTTCTGCACCCGGTGTCCGTACGCTTCGCAGATCTTCGCGACCGCGCGGAGTCGGCGCTGGCCCTGCGGTGTGACGGTCTCGACGTCGTACGTGACCAGCAGATCCACCTCAGCTCACCATCCACGGCTGGTACGCGACCAGATCACCTCGCAGATGACGGGCAAGGAGCCTGGCCTGCACCAACGGTAGCAACGCCCCCGGCACCTCGCGCCCCAACTGGACGTGTTGCCAACTCCGCTGACGACTCTGCTGCCACGCACCGAGCACCGACTTACGTCCCCCGTCCGTCAGCCGGTACCCGCCGTTGGGCAGCGCTTCGAAGTCGTCGCGGGTCAGCTCCCGCCGGTTGAGCAGGGTGAGCGCGAGGCGGTCGGCGAGCAGCGGGCGGAACTCCTCCATCAGGTCCAGGGCGAGCGACGGCTTACCGGAACGCACCCCGTGCAGGAAGCCGATGTACGGGTCGAGCCCGACCTGCTCAAGCGCGCCCTGCACCGCCACCCGCAGCATCCCGTACAGGAAGGAGAGCAGGCAGTTCAGCGGGTCTGTGGGTGGGCGTTTGTTCCGCCCGGACGCCTTCCATTCCTTGCTCTCCGTCAACAGGTACGGCATGGCGGCGAAGTAGTCGCGGGCGGCGATGCCCTCCACGCCCAGCACCTCGTTGGCGCTGGCCGCGGTGCCGAGCAGCCCGAGCCGTTCGGCCAGCAACTCGGCGCTCGCCCGCAGGGCGACCTGTCGGTGACCGGAGGTGTCCCGGGCGGTCCGGAGCAGCACCTGCCGACTGTTGTGAATTTTGCCGGCCACCATCGCAACCGCGATTTGTAGCCGCTGTTCGACCGAGTCGGCCACCCGGTGCTGGGCCTGGCGCAGCAGCGGATTTCCGGTGGTGGGGCCGACCGTACGGGCCCGGAAGCGCCCGTTCCCGGTGAGCCAACTGATGGATCTGCCGTCGTCGGCGCAGCGGAGGATCAGGTCGTCGGTGACGTTGACGCCACCGAAGACAACGAAGTGATCGATCCGGACGAGCGGGAGGAGCCGCCGTCCGGTCTGGTCGGGGTGGAAGACGCGTACGGTGTCGCCGTCGAGGTGCAGGCTGGTGCCGGGTGTCTGCACGTAGAGGGTGTTGAGCAGCTCAGTCACGCCACTGTCCCAATGGTCGCGGGGTCAACAGGTCGGGAATCGCTTGCCTGCGGCCGTCGGTGAGTTCGGGCAGGCAGTCCTCGCGCAGAGAGCATTTCCGGCAGCGGGCGTCGTTGCGCGCCGCCGGCAGCGTCCCGGTGACGATCAGCTCCCGTACGGCCTCGGCCGCGCGAACAACCTGGTCGAGCAGTTCGGCGGTGATGGGTACGGGGTGCCGGCGCCGTTCGGCGACCGAGTAGACGTATCCGGTCGGCACGGCAAAGCCAGCCTCGATCAGGCAGAGCGCCTGGCCGGCGAGTTGCAGTTCGGCGGGACCGCCGGGCAGGTAGCGCCCGACCTTGTACTCGACCGGCGTCGCCGTACCCTGCTCGAATTCGACCACGTCGCAGATGCCGCGTAGGCCGTGGACGTGGCTCCAGACCTGGAGGGAGCGCACGACGGTGAGCCCTCGGCGGCGCTGGATTCCGGGCAGGTCGACGGCGGTGTGGCTGAGGTCGCCGCGTACGGTTTCCGCGCTTTCCGACCAGACGCCCTCGACGTGGATGAGGGCGGTCTGCCGGTGGCAGTAGTCGTAGTGTTCCAGCGCGGACAGCGGCACCTCCCGGAGGCCGCTGTCCGCCTGGGAATCGTCCGTCACGGCCAGAGGTCGACCAGCTTGGTCAGCTCGACGCCGTCGGGCAGCCCCGACTCGTCCAGCTGACGGGCGTAGTCGGTGTGTGCGCGGGGCGCCTTCTCCTTGTTGATCCGTTCGAGGGTGATCCGCTGGGTGAGGCTGGCCGACGGGGCGACCCCGAACGCGTCCGGGTGGCTGAAGACGTACAGGCCGCAGAGTTTCATTTCGCCCCGGGTGGCGGCCCGGTCGTGGTCGAACATGACGCTGATCGACTGCCAGAGCGCGGCCAGATCGTCGCTGGTGACACCGGTCTTTGCGGCGCGGGGTGCCGAGTAGAACGCGTGCGCCCGGTAGAGGCCGTACGGCACGGTCCACTTCGAGCCGATTTCCGTACGCTCGCCTTTGTCTATGTCGTCCTGGCGGGTCTGGGTGACCCGGGTGATGGTGTGGTCGGTGGGCAGGATCGGGTCGATGCTGCGCGAGAAGGTGAGCTGCAACGGCCCACGGACCTGGCCGGCGCCCCCGCCCTTGCCGGTGCTGAGCACCCCGCCGAACATCCGGATGTCGAAGTAGTGCTCGCAGAGCCAGCGCTGGGCCTCGTCGGCCTTGCCAGGATTGGCCTTGAGCGCGGCCTCGATCCGGGTGTTGAGGGCGAAGCCGGCCTCGACGAAGATGCCGTAGCGCGGGTCGTCGCCACGCAGCAACGACACCGTGTCCCGGATCTTGCGCTTGATCGCCACGTCGGTGACGAGCCCCTGGCCGCTCTCGTCATCCGTACGCGGCTGGTTGCCCGCGTCCGGGTCGCCGTTCGGGTTGCCGTCGGCGACGTCGAACAGCAGTACGGCGTCGTGTCGCCGGGTCGGGTCCAGGTGGGCGGCGGTCATGCGCTCTCGTCTCCTTCGGGCTTCGGTGCCTCTTGCGCCGGCTCCGGGGGCAGGTCGGTCTTCTTCTTGCTGGCGGCTGCGGCGATCCGCTCGGCTCGCAGGTCCGCACGTTGCTGGTGGTAGCCGAGGATGAACTCGGCCTTGTCGGTGAGCACGGCACCGCTCGGGATCGCGTCGAGCCGCATGAACAGGTCATCGAGCCGCCGCTCGTACGCCTCCGACCAGTTCGGTCGGTGCAGCGGCCCACGGAGCCGCTTGAGCCAGGCGGTGGTGTTGCGTCGGCCGGAGATGAGCACCACCTGCGGGTTGTCGATGGCCCGGCTGAAGTAACGCTCGGCGAACGTCGTGTTCAGCTTCTGATCGGCGACCCGGAACACGGTTCGTTGCAGGTCGTCCATCACCGCCATGATCCGGCCGGACACGTAGGCCGGGTGCTTTTTGTCCACACTCAAGGTTGGCGTCAGCCTCTCTCGGTCGTCTTGGCTCAGGTACGGATGGCGGCGCAGGGCGAGCCGGATCAGTCCGGCGCGGGCCGCGTCGAGCCGCCCGTCGAGACGAATCCGGTTGATCACGTGGTGGAGCAGTTTCGGTGGCAACGGGCGGCCGAGCAGGGCGGCACCGATCAGGCGGTGGAACATGTCCGGCGGGCGATGCTCCCCGGACGCGCCGAACTTCGTCCAGGACCCGTTGGCCCCGTTACGACCGGCCTCGAACCGCCCGGCCACCCTGGCAAGGTGCGGTATGCCGGGGTAGACCACCTCGCCGGTCCAGGCGTCCACCATCGGGTAGTCGGCGAACCACTTGCGGATGTTGTCCTGGATGGCGCGAATCGGCTGCTCGACCCAGTCTCGTACCACCACTCGGGCGACGTTGCCGCCGACCGTCACCGAGCAGTACGTGGAGGAATCGTCAACGCTTCTGTCCGAGCCTGTGGCGGGTCCGGCGAGCATTTCCTGGATCGCGGTCGGATCGGGTTGCTCGACCCAGGCCCACGGGTCGTAGGTCGAGCCGCCCAGCACCCACCAGGCCAGCCGGGCGTTCTGTCCGGAGAACGCGGTGCTGTGTCGCGGGTCGGAGAGCAGCCCGGTCAACGCCGTCATGAACTTCAGCCCGCAGTCGGCGCAGATCGGCGTGTTGGTCAGGAACTTTTGCAACTCGTAGCCGTGCACCGCCTCGTTCATGCTGACGAGCGAGGCACCCTGGGTAGCTCCCGGCAGCCAGCGTTGCGGGATCTGCTGCGGGATCGTCTTCAGCAGGGGCTGGACCTGCCCGCAGACCAGGCACATGCCGACCCGCCCGGAACCTTTGCGGTCACCGGCGATACCGGCCCAAAAGCGGATGGCCTGTTCGGTTTCGGCGGCATAGGCGCCGGCCACCCGGAACGTGATCAGGTCGGGCCGGGCCCAGCCGTCGGGCGGTTCGAGCTTGCGATCGTGGCCGTCCCGGTAGAACGCGGCGATGGCGGGGCCCGGTCCGGTCGGCTCGGCCGCTGCCCACTGGTCGATCAGCTCACGGAACGCGTCGTACTGTTTCGCCACCCGTTCGGGCTTTGCGCCCTCGGAGAGCCAGCCGAAGACGTACTCGCCGTTGTCGACTCCGAGCACGGGGGCAATCCCCACGGTACGGGTGACGGCCGGCACCAGGCGCAGGGTGCCGTACTTCCGCTGCGGATCGGTCGGCTCCGCCGTGTTGACGAAGTCGCCGGTGGGAGTGCCGTCAGCGCTGAGGTTGAGGATCCAGCGCACCGCCTTGCGGGCGTAGAACGGTGGGATCACGTCGTCGCTGGTCTCGGCGTACTCGACCAGGCGTTGCAGGAGCACTAGGCCACCAGACCTTCGGGCAGTGCCAGCTCGATTCCGTGCTCCGGGACGGCGAGGACCCCGTCGATGACACGGGCGGCGAACCACTCCATCCGGGGCTGACCGCCCTTACCGTCCCGGTGGATGGAGTGCAGCATGATGCCGACCTCCTCGTTGACGTGCGCTCGCTCCGTGTCGTCCGGCCAGCCGAACTCGGCACTGAACTCCCGCACGCCCAGGTACGGCTGCTGGAAGCAGGCGCCCTTACGCACCCGCCGCCGCAACTGGTCCCGGTACGCCGCCACCGACTTGTCGGCGTGCGCCGCAAGCTCGATATGGGCGTGGATCCGGTACGCCACATCGCGCAGGCACACCGCGTTGCGCTGGTCCCGCCGGGCCGCCGTGTCGACCCGCCGGGATCCCTTGATCGCCTCGGCCAGGGGCGCGACGTCCGAGGTCTCGTTGCGCCGGATGGTGAACTGCTTGATCGGCTTCAGCACCTCGATCGCGACGATCCGGTAGCGCATCTCGGGCTTCCAGAAGATCGCTTCCAGTACGCCAACCGCGGCCGACGGTGTCATCACCGGGTAGGTGACCCGTTCGACCTTCAACTCTGGCCGAGAGAACAGCGCCGCCTCGGCGCTGACCTGCACCACCACCGGCAGATCCCCCTCGGGACTCCGCCGCAGCGTC is a window of Micromonospora sp. NBC_01699 DNA encoding:
- a CDS encoding DUF397 domain-containing protein; the protein is MTGATWRKSTRSGTNGGACVEVADNLAGIVLVRDTKDRDGGTLTFGPDAWRAFVGLAKQQ
- a CDS encoding helix-turn-helix domain-containing protein produces the protein MGISASEYLVRDLKRKRLKAGLTQAQLGERIHYSDTQVSAIETGSKPVTLDYLRLVDAALDLDDHFQVMWEELVKDSDAPVWLREWMVLEREATALRWYEHAFVPGLLQTEAYARAIFGASHRLHRDEVDPQVAARIERQAILAGPSAPDLFVVIDQMVLTRMAGSRKIMAEQVEHLLACVEEPKIHVQVIPTALGLYSGLQGAFIIADLPDAHRAGYVDNQLTAQIVERPADVASLGVSWDALRYEALPRSQTMEVLKEAAKSWT
- the cas2 gene encoding CRISPR-associated endonuclease Cas2; translation: MDLLVTYDVETVTPQGQRRLRAVAKICEAYGHRVQKSVFEIVCRDPDKVRLVAELQAVIDPVRDSVRIYRLPASALDDVEHLGKPRAVDPRGPFVI
- the cas1c gene encoding type I-C CRISPR-associated endonuclease Cas1c, with protein sequence MTELLNTLYVQTPGTSLHLDGDTVRVFHPDQTGRRLLPLVRIDHFVVFGGVNVTDDLILRCADDGRSISWLTGNGRFRARTVGPTTGNPLLRQAQHRVADSVEQRLQIAVAMVAGKIHNSRQVLLRTARDTSGHRQVALRASAELLAERLGLLGTAASANEVLGVEGIAARDYFAAMPYLLTESKEWKASGRNKRPPTDPLNCLLSFLYGMLRVAVQGALEQVGLDPYIGFLHGVRSGKPSLALDLMEEFRPLLADRLALTLLNRRELTRDDFEALPNGGYRLTDGGRKSVLGAWQQSRQRSWQHVQLGREVPGALLPLVQARLLARHLRGDLVAYQPWMVS
- the cas4 gene encoding CRISPR-associated protein Cas4 yields the protein MTDDSQADSGLREVPLSALEHYDYCHRQTALIHVEGVWSESAETVRGDLSHTAVDLPGIQRRRGLTVVRSLQVWSHVHGLRGICDVVEFEQGTATPVEYKVGRYLPGGPAELQLAGQALCLIEAGFAVPTGYVYSVAERRRHPVPITAELLDQVVRAAEAVRELIVTGTLPAARNDARCRKCSLREDCLPELTDGRRQAIPDLLTPRPLGQWRD
- the cas7c gene encoding type I-C CRISPR-associated protein Cas7/Csd2, with amino-acid sequence MTAAHLDPTRRHDAVLLFDVADGNPNGDPDAGNQPRTDDESGQGLVTDVAIKRKIRDTVSLLRGDDPRYGIFVEAGFALNTRIEAALKANPGKADEAQRWLCEHYFDIRMFGGVLSTGKGGGAGQVRGPLQLTFSRSIDPILPTDHTITRVTQTRQDDIDKGERTEIGSKWTVPYGLYRAHAFYSAPRAAKTGVTSDDLAALWQSISVMFDHDRAATRGEMKLCGLYVFSHPDAFGVAPSASLTQRITLERINKEKAPRAHTDYARQLDESGLPDGVELTKLVDLWP
- the cas8c gene encoding type I-C CRISPR-associated protein Cas8c/Csd1 — translated: MLLQRLVEYAETSDDVIPPFYARKAVRWILNLSADGTPTGDFVNTAEPTDPQRKYGTLRLVPAVTRTVGIAPVLGVDNGEYVFGWLSEGAKPERVAKQYDAFRELIDQWAAAEPTGPGPAIAAFYRDGHDRKLEPPDGWARPDLITFRVAGAYAAETEQAIRFWAGIAGDRKGSGRVGMCLVCGQVQPLLKTIPQQIPQRWLPGATQGASLVSMNEAVHGYELQKFLTNTPICADCGLKFMTALTGLLSDPRHSTAFSGQNARLAWWVLGGSTYDPWAWVEQPDPTAIQEMLAGPATGSDRSVDDSSTYCSVTVGGNVARVVVRDWVEQPIRAIQDNIRKWFADYPMVDAWTGEVVYPGIPHLARVAGRFEAGRNGANGSWTKFGASGEHRPPDMFHRLIGAALLGRPLPPKLLHHVINRIRLDGRLDAARAGLIRLALRRHPYLSQDDRERLTPTLSVDKKHPAYVSGRIMAVMDDLQRTVFRVADQKLNTTFAERYFSRAIDNPQVVLISGRRNTTAWLKRLRGPLHRPNWSEAYERRLDDLFMRLDAIPSGAVLTDKAEFILGYHQQRADLRAERIAAAASKKKTDLPPEPAQEAPKPEGDESA
- the cas5c gene encoding type I-C CRISPR-associated protein Cas5c; this translates as MVNGVTLRRSPEGDLPVVVQVSAEAALFSRPELKVERVTYPVMTPSAAVGVLEAIFWKPEMRYRIVAIEVLKPIKQFTIRRNETSDVAPLAEAIKGSRRVDTAARRDQRNAVCLRDVAYRIHAHIELAAHADKSVAAYRDQLRRRVRKGACFQQPYLGVREFSAEFGWPDDTERAHVNEEVGIMLHSIHRDGKGGQPRMEWFAARVIDGVLAVPEHGIELALPEGLVA